The DNA segment AAGGTTTAAGTTAGAGATGTGGATAGGCGCTTCTTGCTTGACGATACCCCCTTGCGGGTTATCAGCGTTCGGCTTGGCATGTTTCGATACCATATTGATTCCTTCCACGATAGCTCTATTCTTACTCAATAGGACTTCAAGTACCTTACCTTCTTGTCCTTTATATTCACCGGCGTTCACAATTACTGTATCGCCTTTTTTAATATGTAACTTTCCCATTGCTATCTTTTATTAAAAATTTATAGCACCTCAGGAGCCAATGAAACGATTTTCATGTAGCCATCGCGTAATTCTCTAGCCACAGGGCCAAAGATACGAGTACCGCGCATTTCACCTGCTTGGTTCAACAACACACATGCATTTTCGTCGAAACGGATATATGATCCGTCGGCTCGTCTGATCTCTTTTTTTGTACGAACAACTACTGCCTTGGTAACTGTACCCTTTTTCATTTCTGTTGAGGGCAGTGAACTTTTAACAGTTACTACGATACGGTCTCCAATGGTCGCGTATCTCTTCTTAGTACCGCCAAGTACTCTGATGCAGAGTACTTCTTTGGCGCCACTATTATCGGCAACAGCCAATCTGGATTCTTGTTGTATCATGATTACTTAGCTCTATCGATAATTTCTACTAATCGCCAACGTTTGGTTTTACTCAAAGGGCGAGTTTCCATAATTTTTACTGTATCACCAGCATTGCAGTCATTTTTTTCATCATGAGCGTGAAATCTCTTTGTCTTTTTCACGAACTTACCGTAAATAGGGTGTTTCTCACGAATCTCAACAGCAACTACGATAGACTTATCCATTTTGCTGCTAGCAACGATACCGACACGTTCTTTTCTTAAGTTTCTTTTTTCCATCACTAAACTATTTTTCGGTTAATTGCTTTTGACGCAAAATAGTTTGCAATCGCGCAATATTTCTACGTAAGTCTCTAATCTGCAATGGATTTTCCAATGGAGATATGCTATGATTGAGTTCTAAACGAATAAGCTCTGCACGCTCGGTATCAATCCTTTCGATGATCTCGCTGATCGCCATTTCATTAATTTCTGATACTTTCATCTTACTTCTTATGCTTTAGATTCAACATAGTCTCGTCTTACAACGAATTTAGTAGTAACAGGCAATTTCTGCGCTGCTAAACGCAATGCTTCTTTTGCTGTTTCGTATGATACTCCTTCACATTCAATAATGATTCTTCCCGGAGTAACAGGAGCTACAAATCCTTCTGGGCTACCTTTACCTTTACCCATACGAACCTCTGCAGGTTTTTTGGTAATTGGTTTATCAGGAAATACCCTAATCCAGATTTGTCCTTGACGTTGCATGTAACGGGTTACCGCGATACGTGCCGCTTCTATTTGGCGTCCGGTAAGCCATTTACTTTGTAAGGATTTAATTCCAAAAGATCCGAATGCTAGCTCAGCTCCTCTTTGTGCTTCGCCTTTCATTCTACCTTTTTGCCTTCTTCTGTATTTTACTTTCTTTGGTTGTAACATCTTTCTAACTCATTTACATTAGCTGATGATTACTTTCTTCTCTTCTTGAAATTCCCACCTTTACGGCCACCATTATCTTTCGCTGCAAAATTTGGTGAAAGATCCGGTTTCCCGTAAATCTCTCCTTTACAAATCCACACTTTGATACCTAGTAATCCGGTTTTGGTAAGAGCTTCCGCCTGAGCGTAATCGATATTTGCGCGGAAGGTATGCAAAGGAGTTCTTCCTTCTTTATACATTTCCGACCTGGCCATTTCTGCTCCATTCAAACGACCTGAAACTTGAATTTTGATACCTTCCGCTCCCATTCTCATGGTTGAAGCGATAGCCATTTTTACTGCACGACGAAAAGCAATACGCCCTTCTAGTTGACGCGCAATATTATTAGCTACAATAATAGCATCTAATTCGGGTCTTTTCACCTCAAAAATGTTGATTTGAACCTCCTTATCGGTGATTTTTTTCAACTCTTCTTTCAGTTTATCAACCTCTTGGCCACCTTTACCGATAATGATACCCGGACGAGCCGTGTGAACAGTAATCGTTATCAGCTTTAGTGTTCGTTCAATAACAATTCTCGAAATACTAGCTTTAGCTAGACGTACGTTCAGATATTTACGGATTTTAGTATCTTCTAATAACTTGTCGCCGTAATTCTTTCCGCCAAACCAGTTAGAGTCCCATCCTCTGATGATACCTAACCTGTTACTTATTGGATTTACTTTTTGTCCCATCTAGCTAACTTTTATTTCTTCTTTGTTATTCACGTTGCTATCAATATAAATGGTTACATGGTTCGATCTTTTTCTGATGCGGTGAGCACGTCCTTGCGGAGCCGGTCTCAATCTTTTCAAAATCCTTGCTGAATCAACATTAATTGATTTTACCACAAGATTTGCATCTTCCATGCGTACCCCTTCGTTCTTCTCTTTCCAGTTTGCAATAGCGGAAAGAAGTAATTTCTCAACTCTGCGTGAAGCTTCTTTAGACGAATACTTCAACAGGTCAAGAGCTAAATTTACCTCTTTACCTCTAATCATATCTGCAACCAGGCGCATTTTACGTGGAGAAGTAGGCACATTGCGAAGCGAAGCAAAGCTCACTTGCTTTTTTGCTTCCTTATTTTGTTCTGCTCTGAGTCTTTTTCTAGCACCCATTTTAATTCTCTTTATTAAGTTACTTTACCGTTAGGTTACCTTTTCTTGTTACCTCCATGACCTCTGTAGGTACGTGTTGGTGAAAACTCGCCTAACTTGTGACCTACCATATTTTCGGTCACGTAAACAGGAATAAATTTATTTCCGTTGTGCACTGCGATAGTATGTCCCACAAAATCAGGAGATATCATCGACGCTCTTGCCCAGGTCTTAATTACCGTTTTTTTACCTGAATCGTTCATCTTAAAAACTTTAGCTTCAAGCTTATAATCGATAAATGGGCCTTTTTTTAATGATCTGCTCATAATTTCTTCTGCTTACACGTTATTTTTTACGTCTTTCAATAATGTATTTGCTAGTTGCTTTTTTCTTATCACGAGTTTTAAAGCCTTTTGCTAATACACCTGTACGTGATCTTGGATGACCTCCAGACTGACGTCCTTCACCACCACCCATTGGGTGATCTACAGGGTTCATGGCCACACCACGAACGCGAGGACGACGACCTAACCAACGTGAACGACCGGCTTTACCAGATCTTTCAAGCGCATGGTCTGAATTACCAACCGCACCAATAGTAGCACGACAAGTAGTCAGGATCATTCTAGTTTCACCAGAAGGTAATTTAATCACGGCAAATTTTCCGTCACGAGCAGCCAATTGAGCAAATGTACCAGCACTACGTGCCATAATGCCACCTTGTCCGGGGCGTAACTCAATATTGTGGATGATCGTTCCCAGAGGGATCTCTTTAAGGGTTAACGTATTACCCAGGTCAGGACTAACTCCTTCACCTGATTTTACTGTTTGACCGACTTCTAATCCATTAGGAGCGAGAATGTAACGTTTTTCGCCATCGGCATAAGCCAATAATGCGATACGTGCACTACGGTTTGGGTCGTATTGAACAGACTCAACTGTAGCAGCAACACCGTCTTTATTTCTCTTGAAATCGATTACCCTGTAACGTCTCTTATGACCCCCACCTTTATAACGCATGGTCATTTTACCGGTGTTATTTCTACCGCCGGATTTTTTGATGGGTTTCAGTAAGGACTTCTCTGGTGTACTTGAGGTAATCGTATCAAATGCACCAATAACTTTGTGTCTCTGCCCCGGTGTTGTGGGCTTTAGCTTTCTTACTGCCATTTTACTTAAATATTGCTATAAAAATCAATCTTATCTCCTTCTGCCAAAGTAACAATTGCCTTTTTGTAAGCAGCAGTTTTACCTACCTGCACACCACTTTTTGTATAACGGCTTTTTACTTTACCGGCATAATTCATGGTGTTTACTCCTTCAACAGTTACATTGTACATTTCCTCAACCGCCTTTTTAATTTGTAGTTTGTTAGCGTCTTTCTTAACAACGAAACCAAAACGGTTTAGCTTTTCGCTTATGTCGTTGAGTTTTTCAGTAACTATTGGCTTAATTAATATTTGCATTTTAAAATCTCCTTAAGCTTTAAATTAAAGATTACCTAATCCTTCAACTGAACTTTCCACTAGAACCAACGCTCCGGCTTTCATTATACTATAAGTATTTAATTCAGCTAATGTTACTACTTCCGATTTAGGAATATTTCTTGAAGCTAGGTAAACGTTTTTATCGGCTTCGTTTAATACTACCAACGAACGTTTTCCTTCTACTTTAAGATTCTTACGAATTTGTGCGAACTCTTTAGTTTTGGGAGCTTCCATGTTGAAATCTTCAACAACGATAATGCTACCGGTTTTGGCTTTATAGGATAAAGCTGATTTACGGGCAAGCTCTTTTAACTTCTTGTTCAATTTAAATCCATAGTTACGTGGACGTGGACCAAAAACGCGACCACCACCTCTAAAAACAGGTGATTTTATACTACCGGCACGAGCTGTACCAGTACCTTTTTGTTTTTTGATCTTACGTGTACTTCCTACGATCTCTGCTCTTTCCTTTGACTTATGAGTTCCCTGACGTTGATTTGCTAGGAACTGTTTTACATCAAGATAAATAGCATGATCGTTGGGTTCAATACCGAAAACTGCATCTGTTAACTCAACAGTTTTTCCGGTCTCTTCTCCTGTTATGCTTAATACTTTTAGTTCCATTACTTTTCAACAATTAGATATGAACCTTTAGCTCCCGGAACCGAACCTTTAACGATAATAAGGTTGCTTTCAGGAATTACTTTTAATACTCTAAGGCTTTCTACCATCACTCTATCTCCTCCGGTACGTCCAGCCATACGCATACCTTTAAAAACACGAGCAGGGTAAGATGCGGCACCAATAGAACCAGGGGCTCTAAGACGGTTATGCTGTCCGTGAGTTGAACCACCAACACCACCAAAACCGTGACGTTTTACTACACCTTGAAATCCTTTACCTTTAGAGACTCCGGTAACGTCAACAAATGAATCTTCTTCAAAGATGTCAACCTTTACTTCATCACCTAAACTCAATTCTTGTTCGAATCCTTTGAACTCAACAACACGTCTTTTAGGTGTTACGCCTGCTTTTTTAAAGTGGCCTAACACTGCTTTAGTAGTGTTCTTTTCCTTCTTGTCGTCGAACGCCAGCTGTACAGCCTCATAGCCATCGGTATCCACAGTTTTAACCTGTGTAACCAAGCATGGGCCAGCTTCGATAACAGTGCATGGAATGTTTTTTCCATCGGCACTGAAAACGGAAGTCATTCCGATTTTTTTTCCAATTAATCCTGGCATTGTTACAAAAATTAAATATTAAATAATCGATTCACACAGCCCGTGCTTCGACCTACGAGCTATGCGAACTTATTTTGCTTCTATCAAACTTTGATTTCTACTTCTACTCCACTAGGTAATTCTAACTTCATTAAAGCATCAATAGTTTTAGCTGTTGAGCTATAAATATCGATTAAACGCTTATATGATGAAAGTTGGAATTGCTCTCTCGACTTCTTGTTTACGAATGTTGAACGCAACACTGTAAACACTCTTTTATGAGTTGGAAGTGGAATAGGACCGCTTACTACGGCTCCTGTTGTCTTCACCGTCTTAACGATTTTCTCAGCTGACTTGTCAACCAAGTTATGATCGTAAGATTTTAATTTGATTCGTATTTTCTGACTCATCTTGAGATCTTATTATAATAATTCAACTTTACCTTCAGCTTCTTTCACTACTTCTTGCGCAATGGCTTTAGAAACCCCTTCGAAGTGTGAGAACACCATTGAAGAAGTTGCACGACCCGATGAAATAGTACGTAAAACTGTTACATATCCGAACATTTCGGCTAGAGGCACCTTAGCTTTCACTACACGAGCACCTGCTTTAGATTCCATTCCTTCTACCTGACCACGACGTTTATTCAAGTCACCGATAATATCACCCATATACTCCTCGGGAGTAACGACTTCTACTTTCATAATAGGTTCAAGAAGAATTGGTTTTGCTTTTGCACATGCAGCTTTGAAAGCCTGACGTCCCGCGATCTCAAAAGACAACTGGTCAGAATCCACAGGGTGAAAAGAACCATCTAAAAGTACCACCTTAAGACTATCCACGACAAATCCGGCCAATACACCATTTAACATGGCTTCTTTGATACCTTTTTCTACCGAAGGAATAAACTCTTTAGGTACGTTACCTCCCTTAATTTGGTTCACAAACTCAAGCCCTTCTTTACCGTCTTCTCTTGGTCCTATGGTCACCACAATATCAGCAAACTTACCACGTCCACCAGACTGTTTTTTAAACACTTCACGGTGGTCAACAGTTTGCGTAATAGCCTCTTTATAAGTTACTTGAGGACGACCTTGATTACATTCCACCTTAAACTCACGTTTCAAACGATCCACGATAATCTCAAGGTGAAGTTCACCCATACCGCTGATTACTGTTTGACCACTGTCTTCGTCAGTTTGAACACGGAAAGTAGGATCTTCTTCAGCTAATTTAGATAAAGCGACTCCCAATTTGTCCATATCTTTTTGCGACTTAGGCTCTACAGCCACACCAATTACTGGTTCTGGAAAATCCATAGACTCCAGAGTAATAGGATTTTTCTCATCACAAAGCGTGTCACCTGTACGAATATCTTTAAAACCTACTCCTGCACAGATATCACCAGCCTCAATCACATCCTGGGGAAGCTGTTTGTTGGATTTCATCTGATACAAACGAGAGATACGTTCTTTTTTACCGGTACGCGTATTCAATGCATAAGAACCCGCTTCTAGTCTACCGGAATAAATACGCATAAAGGCCAAACGACCAACAAACGGATCCGTGGCAATTTTAAAGGCCAATGCTGAAAAAGGAGCATTTACATCGTGAGGTCTTGAAGCTTCTTCGCCCGTGTTTGGATCAGTACCAGTAATAGCAGGAATGTCGGTTGGAGCCGGCAAGAAAGCTACTACAGAATCAAGCAAACGTTGAACTCCTTTATTTTTAAAAGCAGAACCACACATCATAGGAGTAATCGTTTGATTAATGGTAGCAGTACGTATAACAGCTATCATCTCCTCTTTGGTAATAGATTCTGGATCTTCAAAATAACGTTCCATCAACTCCTCATCAGATTCGGCCACAGCCTCCACTAATTTATCTCTCCACTCTTTGGCTTCTGCCTTCAATTCTTCTCGTATCTCTCTTAACTCATAACGAGAACCCATTTGGGCATCATCAAACCAAACAACCTCTTTATTTTCAATAAGGTCAATAACTCCTTCAAAATCGTCTTCTGCTCCAATAGGAATTTGAAGAGGAATAGGATTTGCTCCTAACATCTCTCTTACCTGACGAACTACTTCAAAGAAGTTAGCACCTGAACGGTCCATTTTATTCACGAAACCAATACGGGGCACACCATATTTATCAGCTTGTCTCCATACAGTTTCACTTTGTGGCTCTACACCACTTACAGCACAGAATAAGGCAACAGTACCATCCAATACCCTTAAGGAACGCTCTACCTCTACAGTAAAGTCAACGTGACCCGGGGTATCGATAATGTTAATCTTATATGATTCGTTATTATAGTTCCAGTTGGTGGTAACAGCAGCAGAAGTAATGGTAATACCCCTTTCTTGCTCTTGCTCCATCCAGTCCATGGTAGCAGCACCATCGTGAACCTCACCAATTTTATGGGTAATACCTGTATAAAACAGAATACGCTCTGTTGTAGTGGTTTTACCTGCATCGATATGCGCCATGATACCGATATTTCTGGTGTGTTTTAAATCTGAATTTCCCATTTTATTTTTTCCCTTAAAAGATTAGATGATTAGAACCTAAAGTGAGCAAATGCTCGGTTAGCCTCCGCCATCCTGTGCATATCTTCTTTCTTCTTGAAGGCTCCGCCTTCATTGTTATAAGCCGCAACAATTTCAGCAGATAGTTTTTCTGCCATTGATTTACCACTTCTCTTACGAGCAAAAAGAATCAAGTTCTTCATAGCTACAGAAACCTTTCTTGAAGGACGAATTTCGGTTGGCACCTGAAAAGTTGCTCCACCTACTCTACGACTCTTTACCTCTACTGCAGGAGTGATGTTTTCCAACCCTTTTTTCCACATTTCTAAAGCTGATTTTCCTTCTTTCTCTGCTTTATCAGCCATGCGGTCCAATGCATCATAAAAAATACCGTAAGCAGTTGATTTTTTACCGTCAAGCATTAGGTTGTTGATGAATTGTGTTACCAAAGTATCATTGAACTTTGGATCAGGAAGCAATATTCGCTTCTTTGGTTTACCTTTTCTCATTTCTTCTTGTTTATCAGTTTATTATTGGCTGTCAATGTTTCTGTGTCTTCAAAAGCAAGGTATTGCTTTTTACTCAACCTTCTGTTTTAACTACCAATAAACAAAACTATCAGTTAAACACTTCTTTAAATTACTTCTTAGGACGCTTGGTTCCATATTTTGAACGACGTTGGGTACGTCCTTCAACTCCTGAGGCATCTAAAGCTCCACGTACTAAGTGGTAACGTACACCTGGAAGATCTTTTACCCTTCCTCCGCGTACAAGTACAATAGAGTGCTCCTGAAGATTGTGTCCTTCTCCTGGGATGTAGGCATTCACCTCTTTCCCATTAGTTAGACGAACCCTTGCAACCTTTCTCATGGCCGAGTTCGGCTTCTTTGGTGTAGTCGTGTACACCCTCACACAAACACCTCTACGTTGAGGACAAGAATCTAGTGCTCTAGACTTACTTTTCTCAACCAATGTGGTGCGTCCTTTACGAACTAACTGTTGAATCGTTGGCATATAACTAAAATTGTTTAAAATAAAATTCTTAATCTTTGCTTATAACTTTTACTTTTCGCCCCATAAAACACACTGATTCTCAGTTATTTTTACGAATTTTAGACAAAAAGCGATGCAAAAGTACTAATTTCCAACGAGAAAAGAACAAATAATAGCAATATTTTTAAAAAATTCTTTCACGGTGTTCTTACTAGAATACAAATTGTTAGTGGAAAACTTAGCAAGCAGACAATGCTAACATAACTTGCTCTTTTAATCGTTACTTATCAGTATATTTTTGAACGGCCTTATTCCCCAAAAATATATGCGTCAAACTTTATGTATTTTTTTCTTTTTTATTACCATTGCCATCATTTATAAATTTCAATCATGATGAAAATTTTCCTTTACCTATACTTGCTTTTTATCGTTCTTACACCCCTAGAGGCCATCAATGAGATGGATAGCCTACTAACTCATCTGGAAGCAACCATGGCTCAACGCGACCAATTCGATCAAAAAAAGGAAAATAGAATATCGCAATTAAAAGAATTAGCACATAAAAACAACAACAACCTGGAACAGATTTTTTTTATCAACAATCAGTTAATCGAAGAATACCTAACGTACACACTGGATTCTGCACTTCACTTTATAAATGAGAATATCAACATATCCAAAAAATTAAATAATATTAGATTAACCCACCAAAACAACATCAAATTAGCCAATATCATGGCCTCCTCAGGAAGGTTGTTTGAGGCTTTTGAAATCCTGAACTCCATCAACAAGAAGGAGCTGAATGATCCATTACTGATCGACTACTACAAAGCATTTATTAAAACATACAATGAACTAAGTTTTTATGCACCTCTATCTTCCAACTATCACAAATACTACTCAAAAGTAGAAGCTTATACGGATTCCTTAATTCCTTATTTAAATCAGAACTCTGACGATTATTTGTCTATCCTCGAAAAAAAATACCGAGACGACAGAAACTTGTTGGAATGCAAAAAAATAAATACCCAACGCTTGTCCAAAACCAAGATGGGAAATCGACTGTACTCCCAGATTACTTTTGAACGATCACTCCTATACCAACTGGAAAAGGATGAAGAAATGCAAATGAAATACCTAATCTTATCCGCCACCTCAGACATCCAGTCCTCGGTAAAAGACAATGCTTCTTTGACCGTACTAGCACTACTATTACATAAAAAAGGAGACATCGACAGATCACATGAATTCATTAAATTTTCTTTTGATGACGCTTCCTTTTTCAATTCTGAACTAAGGTTTAAAGTAATTTCAGAAATCTTACCTGTTATAACAGAAGCCTACGAACACAAAACCGAGAAACAACAAAGAAAATTACAAACCTCATTGATGGCCATTAGCGCACTCTTACTGCTACTGCTCATCGCCATATTCTTTATTCACCGCCAGTTAGCAACGCTAAGACTAACACAGAAGGAACTAAAAAACATAAATTCAAAGCTCAACAAGTTAAACCTAAATCTGGCCGAATCAAACAAAAAACTGAATCAAGCCAATGACCAATTATCCGAATCGAATCATGTAAAAGAAAACTACATCGGAAACTTTTTAAGTATCTGTTCCAATTATATTGACAAGATGGATCAGATGAACAAAAAGGTAAGCAAAAAAATTACGAGCCGAAAAATAGAAGAACTACTGGCCGAAACAAAATCAAACAAACTTATCGACAAGGAAGTCAAAGAATTTTATAAAAATTTTGACGATGCTTTTCTTCACATCTTTCCTAATTTTGTTAACGAACTAAATGCCTTATTACGTACCGAAGAACAGATCATATTAAAATCAGAAGAACGCTTAAACACTGAGCTTAGAATTTTCGCACTCATTCGGCTGGGAATCAATGACAGTGCCCAAATAGCCAAACTACTTCGCTATTCGGTAAACACAATTTACAACTACCGGGTTAAAGTAAAAAACAAAGCACTAGGCAACAGAGAGAACTTTGAACAACAGGTGATGACCATCGATGCCGTCAAAGATTAATACCAAATTACATTTCAGTCTACGGACAAATACGCATTAAAACATTCAAGAGGTTAACACCCAAATACACATCTTCAACCGCCTCAAAGGGCAAATAACTGCCATTTTCATTCACACACGAGTGAATTCCATCCACTTTTTTTAAGACACGTCAAAATCATTACATCCTGATTAACAACAAGAAACATTTTTTGACACAATCCAATCATCCACTTTTTCACTACTCACCTTGGGAGACATCTTCATTTTAGATTCTCTTTACCATAGAGAGAAGAATCTATTTTTTTATTCATAACAAACATCACGCAATGTATAAATCTTTATTAAGGGCATATCGCAAGATATTTTTATGCTTAGTTGCAGGGCTATACATGTCCGTAGCTATCACAGCCCAACAATCGTTGATCAAAGGAAAAGTTGTTGACTCCTTGGGAAAACCGATTCCAGGAGTATCGGTAGTTCTAAAAGGCACCACTTTAGGTACCATAACCGGAGTAGATGGGAGCTATACTATTTCAGGTAACCTCCCGACAGAAGGCATTCTCATCTATAGTTTCATAGGGATGAAAAGTCAGGAAAAAAGCATATCAGGACAAAGCATCATCAATGTTACCCTCAATGAAGAAACACTCGGAC comes from the Saccharicrinis fermentans DSM 9555 = JCM 21142 genome and includes:
- a CDS encoding DUF6377 domain-containing protein, which produces MMKIFLYLYLLFIVLTPLEAINEMDSLLTHLEATMAQRDQFDQKKENRISQLKELAHKNNNNLEQIFFINNQLIEEYLTYTLDSALHFINENINISKKLNNIRLTHQNNIKLANIMASSGRLFEAFEILNSINKKELNDPLLIDYYKAFIKTYNELSFYAPLSSNYHKYYSKVEAYTDSLIPYLNQNSDDYLSILEKKYRDDRNLLECKKINTQRLSKTKMGNRLYSQITFERSLLYQLEKDEEMQMKYLILSATSDIQSSVKDNASLTVLALLLHKKGDIDRSHEFIKFSFDDASFFNSELRFKVISEILPVITEAYEHKTEKQQRKLQTSLMAISALLLLLLIAIFFIHRQLATLRLTQKELKNINSKLNKLNLNLAESNKKLNQANDQLSESNHVKENYIGNFLSICSNYIDKMDQMNKKVSKKITSRKIEELLAETKSNKLIDKEVKEFYKNFDDAFLHIFPNFVNELNALLRTEEQIILKSEERLNTELRIFALIRLGINDSAQIAKLLRYSVNTIYNYRVKVKNKALGNRENFEQQVMTIDAVKD